The Candidatus Eisenbacteria bacterium sequence ACGGGGCAGAGGGGAGGAGAGCTGGCGGCAAGTTTCATAGCGGACGAGTTCAAGAAGACGGGGCTTAGGCCCGCGGGTGGCCCGAAGAGCTATTTCCAATTCTTTGACGCCACCGTCGGCGTGCACATGGGAAAAGACAACTCGCTCAAGGTGGCCTTTCCTCAAGGAGAGAGCACTTATGTCGCCGACAGAGACTTCATTCCCTTCAGCTTTTCGAGCGTGGGAATCGCGTCCGGCCCCGTGACTCTTGCCGGATACGGTATAAGCTCGGAACACTATGGCTACGACGACTACTCGAAGGAAAGCCCGCAGGGGAAAATCGTCCTTGTGATGAGACACGAGCCGCAGGAACAGGACGAGAAGAGCGTTTTTGCCGGAAAAGAGCTCACCCATTACTCTGATCTCCGCTACAAGGCTACAAACGCCAGAGAGCACGGTGCGTCCGCAATAATCATCACGGCAGACCCGCTGAATCATCCGGACGAAGAGGACGAACTGTTACCTCTTCAATCACTCGAGGGACTCGGAGACTGCGGAATCCCGGCGATCCAGGTCAAAGAGAGAGTCGCCGAGGCAATACTGCGCGCGGGAGATTTCAACTTGGAAGATCTCCAACGCAGGATCGACAGCCTGCTTGTGCCCGTCACCATTCAAGTACCTTCGGCGGACGTCTCTCTGCGTGTAGATCTCGTGAAGGAAAAGAAGAAGGTGGCCAATGTTGTCGGCGTCATCGAGCCATCTCGCGGCAACCCGACCGAATACGTGGTCGTCGGTGCGCACTATGATCACCTGGGAACATCAAGTCAGTTTTCTCTCTCGGGAACGAAAGGCGTCCACAATGGTGCCGACGACAACGCTTCCGGGGTCGCGGCGATGCTTGAGCTCGCCAGGATATTTTCAGCCAAGAGGGACTCTCTCAAGCGAGGAATAGTCTTCGTGGGATTCGTCGGAGAGGAGATCGGCGTCCTGGGTTCGACGTTCTACGCAAGCAACCCCGTTGTGCCTCTAGACAAGACGGCGCTGATGCTCAATCTCGATATGGTCGGAAGGATGAGAGACCACAAACTCTACGCGGCCGGCACTGGAAGCTCCCCCATCCTCAAGGGACTTCTCGCGAGGGCCAACGAAAAGCTGAATCTACAGATCGCAAGCACGGAAAGCGGGTTCGGTGGAAGCGACCACTTCACATTTTACGCTCACAATGTGCCCGTCCTTTTCTTCTTCACCGGGGCTCACGAGGACTATCACAAAGTCACCGACGATTGG is a genomic window containing:
- a CDS encoding M20/M25/M40 family metallo-hydrolase, whose amino-acid sequence is MKNRLRAAAHRDRFFAHKLAAFSFALVVMSSIFWLAQAYGCDTPTARSERVSRKQSHSRPDTSEILSDIKSLASDKLEGRGTGQRGGELAASFIADEFKKTGLRPAGGPKSYFQFFDATVGVHMGKDNSLKVAFPQGESTYVADRDFIPFSFSSVGIASGPVTLAGYGISSEHYGYDDYSKESPQGKIVLVMRHEPQEQDEKSVFAGKELTHYSDLRYKATNAREHGASAIIITADPLNHPDEEDELLPLQSLEGLGDCGIPAIQVKERVAEAILRAGDFNLEDLQRRIDSLLVPVTIQVPSADVSLRVDLVKEKKKVANVVGVIEPSRGNPTEYVVVGAHYDHLGTSSQFSLSGTKGVHNGADDNASGVAAMLELARIFSAKRDSLKRGIVFVGFVGEEIGVLGSTFYASNPVVPLDKTALMLNLDMVGRMRDHKLYAAGTGSSPILKGLLARANEKLNLQIASTESGFGGSDHFTFYAHNVPVLFFFTGAHEDYHKVTDDWGKINVDGIASVVRLSAHVLSEIVFSETPVPFTRAAADTAGPPGGEGYGAGRGAYFGIVPDFGGEPDKGAKISGVSEGSPAEEAGLKAGDVIVQFAGKTITGLYDLSFALKEEKPGDEVEVIVVRDGARITFKARLGKRGAK